A region of Streptomyces deccanensis DNA encodes the following proteins:
- a CDS encoding response regulator transcription factor yields MRIMIADDEAAIRESLERVLQVEGYDTSTVANGLAVLDGVGGADGDTLDLLILDVMMPRLGGLETCRRLRAAGRDLPVLMLTARDQVSDRVTGLDAGADDYLPKPFATEELLARVRALLRRRTPTDEESQILSFADVRLDPDRFEAWRGGRPLRLTRTEFSLLQVLMRNATRVLTRDALFEAIWGFDMSATANNLQVYVSYLRRKMEAEGEPRLIYTLRGLGYTLRETPP; encoded by the coding sequence GTGCGGATCATGATCGCGGATGATGAGGCGGCCATCCGTGAGTCGCTGGAGCGGGTGCTCCAGGTCGAGGGTTACGACACCAGCACCGTCGCCAACGGTCTCGCCGTGCTCGACGGGGTCGGTGGGGCCGACGGTGACACGCTGGATCTGCTGATCCTCGACGTGATGATGCCCCGCCTCGGCGGGTTGGAGACCTGCCGGCGGTTGCGGGCCGCGGGTCGGGATCTGCCGGTGCTGATGCTGACCGCCCGTGACCAGGTCTCCGACCGGGTCACGGGGCTGGACGCGGGCGCCGACGACTACCTGCCCAAGCCGTTCGCCACCGAGGAGTTGCTGGCCCGGGTGCGGGCCCTGCTGCGCCGGCGCACGCCGACCGACGAGGAGTCGCAGATCCTGTCGTTCGCCGACGTCCGGCTCGATCCCGACAGGTTCGAGGCGTGGCGGGGCGGGCGGCCGCTGCGCCTGACCCGGACCGAGTTCTCCCTCCTGCAGGTCCTCATGCGCAACGCGACGCGGGTCTTGACCCGCGACGCGCTGTTCGAGGCGATCTGGGGCTTCGACATGAGCGCCACCGCCAACAACCTCCAGGTATACGTGAGTTACCTGCGCCGCAAGATGGAGGCCGAGGGTGAGCCGCGATTGATCTACACGCTGCGCGGCCTGGGATACACGTTGCGGGAGACTCCTCCGTGA